The nucleotide window CCCGTGACGTGGCCCGACGCTTCAATCACCTGTACGGGCGCGAGGCAGATTTCGAGGACAAGGCCGAGGCGGCCATCCGCAGGCTCGGCAAGAAGACCGCCAAGCTCTATACCAGCCTGCGCAAGAGCTATCAGGAGCAGGGCGACGTGGAGGCGCTGGGCACCGCGCGCGCCATCATCAAGGAGCAGCAAACCATTACCCTCAGTGATCAGGAGCGGTTGTACGGTTACCTCGAAGGCTGTGGCAAGCTGCTGCTGCCCGAGCCGCAGGCTCTGCTGAGCGATGCGCCGAAGATATCCGGCCTCGACGGCGGCAAGATGGCCAAGTCCAACAGCAACGCGATCTTCCTGCGCGACACGTCCGAGGAGGTCGCCGAGAAAATCCGCCGCATGCCCACCGATCCGGCACGCGGACATCGCCAGGACCCGGGCGAACCGACGCGCTGCCCGGTGTGGCAGATGCATGTCACGCATTCGGACGAGGCGGTGCGCCAGTGGGCCGAGCAGGGTTGCCGCAGTGCCGGTATCGGCTGCCTGGAATGCAAGGCGCCGCTGATCGACGCCATTCGCGCCGAGCTGGCGCCGCTGCAGGAGCGCGCGCTGGACTACGAGCAGAACACCGATCTGGTGCGCAGTATCCTTGCCGACGGTGCCGAGCGTGCCCGCGACGAGGCGCGCGAGACGCTGGTCGAGGTCCGCCAGGCAATGGGCCTCGGCTATCGCTGAGCCGCGCGCGGAGACTTCCATGCAAAAAACCGAGACGCCTGACGTCGAATCGAGCCAGCCCGGCGAGCAGCTGCGCCTGGCGCTGGTGTACGGCGAGGCCGTCACCGAGCTGCCGCTGGACCTGTACATTCCGCCGGATGCGCTGGAGGTGTTCCTCGAAGCCTTCGAGGGGCCGCTCGACCTGCTGCTGTACCTGATCCGCAAGCAGAACATCGACATCCTCGATATTCCGGTGGCGGAAATCACCCGCCAGTACATGGGCTACGTCGAGCTGATGAAGAGCGTGCGCCTGGAGCTGGCCGCCGAATACCTGGTGATGGCCGCCATGCTCGCCGAGATCAAGTCGCGTATGTTGCTGCCGCGCTCGGCCGAAGCCGCCGAGGAGGAAGACGATCCTCGCGCCGAGCTGATCCGCCGTCTGCAGGAATACGAACGCTTCAAGGCAGCCGCCGAAGATCTGGATGAGCTGCCGCGCGTCGGTCGCGAACTGCACATGCCGCGCTTGGATGCCCCCGAGGCGCGTGCGCGCAAGCTGTTGCCGGATGTCAGCCTGGAAGAATTGCTGGTGTCGATGGCCGAGGTGCTGCGTCGCGCCGACATGTTCGAGAGCCATCAGGTGACGCGCGAGGCGCTCTCGACCCGCGAACGCATGAGCGAAGTGCTGGAACGGCTCAAGGGTGGCGCTTTCGTGCCGTTCGTCGCGCTGTTTCGTGTCGAGGAAGGGCGCCTCGGCGTCGTCGTGACCTTCATGGCGGTGCTCGAACTCATCAAGGAATCGCTGGTCGAGCTGGTGCAGAATGAGCCCTTCGCGCCGATCCACGTGCGCAGCCGTACCGAATAGCTCAAGTCAGGAGTCATCCGTGGACCTGTCCGATCCCAAGGACCTCGCTTCGCTGCTCGAAGCCTTTCTGCTCGCCTCGGGCAAGCCGCAGTCGCTGGAACGCCTCGCCGAGCTGTTCGAGGAGGCCGAGCGGCCATCTTCGGCGCAGCTGAAGAAAGCGCTGGACGTGCTGGAAAAGTCCTGCAAGGGCCGCGCCTTCGAGCTGAAGGAGGTTGCCAGTGGCTACCGCCTGCAGGTGCGCGAGCGTTTCGCACCGTGGGTCGGCCGCTTGTGGGAGGAGCGCCCGCAGCGTTACTCGCGCGCGCTGCTGGAAACCCTTGCGCTGATCGCCTATCGCCAGCCGATCACCCGTGGCGAGATCGAGGACATCCGCGGCGTGGCGGTCAACAGCCAGATCGTCAAGACGCTGCTGGAGCGCGAGTGGATCCGCGTGGTCGGTCATCGCGACGTCCCGGGGCGGCCGGCGATGTTCGCCACCACGCGCCAGTTTCTCGACCACTTCAACCTGAAGAATCTCGACGAACTACCGCCGCTGGCGGTGCTGCGCGAAATGGAGCCGGAACTGCGGCCGGTGGTGGATGAGGAAGACGCGGCCGTGCCGGCCGATCTGCAGGCACGGGCCGATCTGGCCGCCGAGGAACCACAGGACGAGCCGCGCGAGCAGACCAGTTTTCGCAGCCTGCTCGCCGAGCTGGACGGCATGGAGCAGGGACTCAAGACCGATTTCGACGATCTGCTGGAACCTGCAGTCCCCGACGCGGACGACGAATCCGCGCCGTAACCGCTTACCACGCAGGGCGAAACGCTCAATGCGGGCGGCTGACGGTCCGCGCACGCGCGGCCGTTGCAATGCTGTCCGGCCTCTCCTTATAGTCCTGCCCGCATCGGGTCGTCTCGACGAACGGGGCGGACCTTCCAGCAGGGTGAGAGCCAGGAACAGACCCTCATGATCGAATTAAGAAGTCTGACGAAACGATTCGCCCAGCACACGGCGGTGGATGCCTTGTCGTTCAGCGTCCAGCCGGGCGAGGTGCTGGGCTTTCTCGGCCCGAACGGCGCCGGCAAGTCCACCACCATGAAGATGCTGACCGGTTTTCTCGCGCCGACCTCCGGCAGCGCCAGCATCTTCGGCCACGATATCCAGACGCAGACGCTGCAGGCCCAGCGCCAGATCGGCTATCTGCCCGAAGGCGCGCCCTGTTACGGCGACATGAGCGTGCGCGGCTTCCTCGAGTTCATCGCCGAGGTGCGCGGCTTCCGCGGCGCAGCCAAGCGCCAGCGGGTCGAGGCGGCGGTCGCGCAGGTGGAGCTGGAAAAGGTGCTCGGCCAGTCCATCGAGACGCTTTCCAAGGGCTTCAAGCGCCGGGTCGGACTGGCACAGGCGATCCTCCACGATCCGCGCGTGCTTATCCTCGACGAGCCCACCGATGGCCTCGACCCGAACCAGAAGCATCAGGTGCGCGAGCTGATCCAAGGGCTGGCACATGACAAGATCGTGATCATCTCCACGCACATTCTCGAAGAGGTCAGTGCCGTGTGCACCCGCGCGCTGGTGATCGCCGGCGGCCGACTGGTGGCTGACGGTACGCCGCTGGAGCTGGAAGGACGCTCGAAATACCACCAGGCGGTAACGCTGGTCGGCGACGGCGCGCTGGATGCCGATGCGCTGGCGGCGCTGCCGGGTGTCGCCGGGGTGGAGACCAACCGCAGCGACGCCAGCCTGACCGTGCTGGCGCAGCCGGGGCAGGTGATCTTCCCGCAGGTCAATGCGCTGATCAGCCAGCGTGGCTGGGCGGTGAAGGAGCTGGACGTCGAGCGCGGCCGGCTGGATGAGGTGTTCCGTACTCTGACCCGCGGGGAGGCGCAATGAGCCAGTTGCCGATTATCTTCAAGCGCGAGTTGGCCAGCTATTTCGCCACGCCGCTCGCCTACGTGTTCATCCTGATCTTTCTGGTGCTGTCGGGCGTGTTCACCTTCTACCTGGGCGGCTTCTACGAGCGCGGCCAGGCCGATCTCACGCCGTTCTTCAGCTTCCATACCTGGCTGTACCTGTTCCTGATTCCGGCCGTCGCCATGCGCCTGTGGGCGGAGGAGCGCAAATCCGGCTCCATCGAGCTGCTGATGACGCTGCCGATCACCCGTTTCGAGGCGGTGACCGGCAAGTTCCTCGCCGCCTGGGTGTTCGCCGGTATCGCGTTGCTGCTGACCTT belongs to Pseudomonas phenolilytica and includes:
- a CDS encoding ABC transporter ATP-binding protein is translated as MIELRSLTKRFAQHTAVDALSFSVQPGEVLGFLGPNGAGKSTTMKMLTGFLAPTSGSASIFGHDIQTQTLQAQRQIGYLPEGAPCYGDMSVRGFLEFIAEVRGFRGAAKRQRVEAAVAQVELEKVLGQSIETLSKGFKRRVGLAQAILHDPRVLILDEPTDGLDPNQKHQVRELIQGLAHDKIVIISTHILEEVSAVCTRALVIAGGRLVADGTPLELEGRSKYHQAVTLVGDGALDADALAALPGVAGVETNRSDASLTVLAQPGQVIFPQVNALISQRGWAVKELDVERGRLDEVFRTLTRGEAQ
- a CDS encoding tryptophan--tRNA ligase, producing MRPSGRLHLGHYHGVLKSWTRLQHEYECYFCIVDWHALTTDYEASGAIAQHVMDMAVDWLAAGVSPSSATLFIQSHVPEHAELHLLLSMICPLGWLERVPSYKELQQHLQHKELDTYGFLGYPLLQAADILLYRAGLVPVGADQLPHIEFARDVARRFNHLYGREADFEDKAEAAIRRLGKKTAKLYTSLRKSYQEQGDVEALGTARAIIKEQQTITLSDQERLYGYLEGCGKLLLPEPQALLSDAPKISGLDGGKMAKSNSNAIFLRDTSEEVAEKIRRMPTDPARGHRQDPGEPTRCPVWQMHVTHSDEAVRQWAEQGCRSAGIGCLECKAPLIDAIRAELAPLQERALDYEQNTDLVRSILADGAERARDEARETLVEVRQAMGLGYR
- the scpB gene encoding SMC-Scp complex subunit ScpB — protein: MDLSDPKDLASLLEAFLLASGKPQSLERLAELFEEAERPSSAQLKKALDVLEKSCKGRAFELKEVASGYRLQVRERFAPWVGRLWEERPQRYSRALLETLALIAYRQPITRGEIEDIRGVAVNSQIVKTLLEREWIRVVGHRDVPGRPAMFATTRQFLDHFNLKNLDELPPLAVLREMEPELRPVVDEEDAAVPADLQARADLAAEEPQDEPREQTSFRSLLAELDGMEQGLKTDFDDLLEPAVPDADDESAP
- a CDS encoding segregation and condensation protein A, with the protein product MEVFLEAFEGPLDLLLYLIRKQNIDILDIPVAEITRQYMGYVELMKSVRLELAAEYLVMAAMLAEIKSRMLLPRSAEAAEEEDDPRAELIRRLQEYERFKAAAEDLDELPRVGRELHMPRLDAPEARARKLLPDVSLEELLVSMAEVLRRADMFESHQVTREALSTRERMSEVLERLKGGAFVPFVALFRVEEGRLGVVVTFMAVLELIKESLVELVQNEPFAPIHVRSRTE